The following coding sequences are from one Trichoplusia ni isolate ovarian cell line Hi5 chromosome 15, tn1, whole genome shotgun sequence window:
- the LOC113501221 gene encoding protein Wnt-6-like: MRPVVIAACLLLLAPITDSWWASGSAVILDPRMICKKNRRTRGRLAQICRNETGLLKEITRGVTLGATECAHQFRNRRWNCTTQRRSMRKILMRDTRETGFVNAITAAGVTYSITRACTAGSLLECSCEKGAPKPRRGRESVSLPPSQVPTERWQWGGCSDNVRFGLKKSREFMDSRYRKRSDIKTLIKLHNHNAGRLAIKNNMKIECKCHGLSGSCTLRTCWWRMPTFREVGDKLRDRFEGAAKVIASNDGDSFMPESPGIKKPGKKDIIYSEESPDFCSANMKTGSLGTLGRQCNVSSAGTDSCDQLCCRRGYQETSVRDTENCNCQFKWCCEVICETCYIKRNIQTCL; encoded by the exons GGCGTCTGGCAGCGCAGTGATATTGGACCCTCGCATGATCTGCAAGAAGAACAGGCGCACAAGAGGCCGACTGGCCCAGATCTGCCGGAACGAGACTGGCCTACTGAAGGAGATCACCCGGGGGGTGACCCTCGGGGCCACGGAGTGCGCGCACCAGTTCAGAAACAGGCGGTGGAACTGCACCACCCAGAGGCGGAGCATGAGGAAGATACTCATGAGAG atACAAGAGAGACGGGTTTCGTGAATGCGATCACCGCTGCTGGCGTTACCTACTCCATCACAAGAGCGTGTACTGCTGGGTCCCTGCTCGAATGCTCCTGCGAAAAG GGGGCTCCCAAGCCGCGTCGCGGACGTGAATCAGTTTCACTCCCCCCCTCACAAGTGCCTACAGAAAGGTGGCAGTGGGGGGGCTGCAGTGACAACGTACGTTTCGGTCTCAAGAAATCTAGGGAATTTATGGATAGCCGATATAGAAAGCGGAGTGACATCAAAACACTAATAAAACTACATAACCACAATGCTGGGAGGTTG GCAATCAAGAACAACATGAAGATAGAATGCAAGTGCCACGGGCTGTCGGGCTCGTGCACACTTAGGACTTGCTGGTGGCGCATGCCGACTTTCAGAGAGGTTGGCGATAAACTACGAGATAGATTTGAAGGTGCTGCCAAG gTTATCGCCAGCAACGACGGCGACAGTTTCATGCCAGAGAGCCCGGGCATCAAGAAACCTGGCAAGAAAGACATCATCTACTCTGAGGAGTCTCCGGACTTCTGCTCGGCTAACATGAAGACTGGCTCCCTGGGCACTCTGGGCCGCCAGTGCAACGTGAGCTCAGCGGGAACCGACAGTTGTGATCAATTATGCTGCAGAAGAGGTTACCAAGAAACCTCAGTCAGAGACACTGAGAACTGCAACTGCCAGTTTAAATGGTGTTGCGAAGTAATATGTGAAACATGTTACATTAAAAGAAACATACAAACATGCTTATAA